One genomic segment of Marinitoga piezophila KA3 includes these proteins:
- a CDS encoding L-threonylcarbamoyladenylate synthase — MQTKILEIDPLNFQLEKIKEAAEYIKAGKLVVFPTETVYGLGANALDETAVKNIFIAKGRPSDNPLIAHFSDIKDILDFVEIDKNLFEKIKILTPGPITFVLKKKKNIPDIVTAGRNTVAVRIPAHPIARALIKESNTPIAAPSANLSGKPSPTDPQHVIEDLNGRVDIIINGGKVDFGLESTVIDLTEKIPTLLRPGPITPEKLREIFGKIEIPEFIYGKAKVDVARAPGMKYRHYAPDKKTILIEYSENRIEKIHQLAKNYKNPLIIAFKEDEKYFSEIDTLISGSIENYFEIATNLFAFLREADKTNNDVIIIEGVEDKGLGISIMNRLRKAATEIWR, encoded by the coding sequence ATGCAAACAAAAATTTTAGAAATAGATCCTTTAAATTTCCAGCTTGAAAAAATAAAAGAAGCAGCTGAATATATAAAAGCTGGAAAATTAGTGGTTTTTCCTACAGAAACCGTTTATGGGTTAGGCGCAAATGCTCTTGACGAAACTGCAGTAAAAAATATCTTTATAGCTAAAGGAAGACCTTCAGATAATCCTTTAATTGCTCATTTTAGTGATATAAAAGATATATTGGATTTTGTGGAAATAGATAAAAATTTATTTGAAAAAATAAAAATACTCACTCCAGGTCCAATAACCTTTGTTTTGAAAAAAAAGAAAAATATACCGGATATTGTAACAGCTGGGCGAAATACAGTTGCTGTAAGAATCCCTGCACATCCAATAGCTCGCGCTTTAATTAAAGAATCAAACACACCAATAGCCGCTCCAAGCGCTAATCTTTCAGGAAAACCCAGCCCTACCGATCCACAACATGTTATCGAGGACTTAAATGGCAGAGTAGATATAATAATAAATGGAGGAAAGGTTGATTTTGGTCTTGAATCAACAGTTATAGATTTAACAGAGAAGATTCCAACATTATTAAGACCTGGACCAATTACTCCGGAAAAATTACGTGAAATATTTGGAAAAATAGAAATTCCTGAATTTATATATGGAAAAGCAAAAGTTGATGTTGCCAGAGCCCCTGGAATGAAATACCGACATTATGCTCCAGACAAAAAAACTATCCTCATAGAATATTCAGAGAATAGAATAGAAAAAATACATCAACTTGCTAAAAATTATAAAAATCCTTTAATTATTGCTTTTAAAGAAGATGAAAAATATTTTTCTGAGATAGATACATTAATTTCTGGAAGCATAGAAAATTACTTTGAAATAGCAACAAATCTATTTGCTTTTTTAAGAGAAGCTGATAAAACCAACAATGATGTTATAATTATAGAAGGAGTAGAAGATAAAGG